A genome region from Streptomyces pratensis includes the following:
- a CDS encoding ATP-binding cassette domain-containing protein, producing the protein MLEGGLMLTLDRVTKTFRAGAFGGGSVTAVDRVSFEAAPGELVSLIGESGSGKSTIGRMVLGLTRVSAGSLTLDGEQVRPGKDFYRRVQGVFQDPFSCYNPVFKADRVFALVRRAYHPGLSDKEWDERVEKAVRDVRLDPGQVLGRYPHQLSGGQLQRLLIARALLLDLRFLVADEITSMLDASTRIDVLNLLAGLKERGLGVLYITHDLSLGTYLAEKTVVLRNGRVVERGDTQKVFGNPLHPYTRTLLAAVPRLNQPWTSAEPVEACAYHEGGARDTDLHETAPDHFVACAGLPDCGRTSA; encoded by the coding sequence ATGCTGGAAGGCGGCCTGATGCTGACCCTCGACCGTGTCACCAAGACCTTCCGGGCCGGCGCCTTCGGCGGTGGCTCCGTCACCGCGGTGGACCGGGTGTCCTTCGAGGCCGCGCCGGGAGAGCTGGTCTCGCTCATCGGCGAGAGCGGCAGCGGGAAGTCCACCATCGGCCGCATGGTCCTGGGGCTCACCCGGGTCAGCGCGGGCAGTCTCACCCTGGACGGCGAACAGGTCCGGCCGGGCAAGGACTTCTACCGCCGGGTCCAGGGCGTCTTCCAGGACCCCTTCAGCTGCTACAACCCCGTCTTCAAGGCCGACCGCGTCTTCGCCCTTGTCCGTCGTGCCTACCACCCGGGCCTCTCCGACAAGGAGTGGGACGAGCGCGTGGAGAAGGCGGTACGTGACGTACGCCTGGACCCCGGACAGGTGCTCGGCCGCTACCCGCACCAGCTCAGCGGTGGTCAGCTCCAGCGCCTGCTCATCGCCCGCGCCCTCCTCCTCGACCTGCGTTTCCTGGTCGCCGACGAGATCACCAGCATGCTCGACGCCTCCACGCGCATCGATGTGCTCAACCTCCTCGCCGGCCTCAAGGAACGCGGTCTCGGCGTCCTCTACATCACCCACGACCTCTCGCTGGGCACCTATCTCGCCGAGAAGACGGTGGTGCTGAGGAACGGGCGGGTCGTCGAACGGGGCGACACGCAGAAGGTGTTCGGCAACCCCCTCCACCCCTACACCCGCACGCTCCTGGCCGCGGTGCCCCGGCTGAACCAGCCCTGGACGTCCGCCGAACCCGTGGAGGCCTGTGCCTACCACGAGGGGGGCGCGCGGGACACCGACCTCCACGAGACCGCGCCCGACCACTTCGTCGCCTGCGCCGGACTCCCCGACTGCGGAAGGACCTCCGCGTGA
- a CDS encoding ABC transporter permease — MRRYFARKLLIYGLTFVVAVTVNWMIPRFMPGDPVSAMVARARVSQPEAAEAMRTYYNNLFGFDEPLWQQYLHFWGALLQGDFGISIFVFPTPVGDVLLDALPYTLGLMIPAVLLSWFVGNWIGALSARRKVLDNTVLPAGYVLTAMPYMWIAVILAWALGAKAGWFPISGGYSLDIQPGLSADFALDALHHWVLPFLSLFLVALGGWAIGMRNMIIYELESDYSSYLSALGAPQRLIRRYAFRNAVLPQITGLALQLGVLVAGALVTEIVFAYPGLGSLILAAIQNQDFFLLQGAFLFIVIGVLIANFLIDIVYVVVDPRTRTGMAGGTS, encoded by the coding sequence TTGCGCCGCTATTTCGCCCGCAAACTTCTCATCTACGGACTGACCTTCGTCGTCGCCGTCACCGTCAACTGGATGATCCCGCGCTTCATGCCCGGCGATCCGGTCTCCGCCATGGTCGCCCGTGCCCGGGTCTCGCAGCCGGAGGCGGCCGAGGCGATGCGCACCTACTACAACAACCTGTTCGGCTTCGACGAACCCCTGTGGCAGCAGTACCTCCACTTCTGGGGCGCGCTGCTCCAGGGCGACTTCGGGATCTCCATCTTCGTCTTCCCCACGCCCGTCGGTGACGTCCTGCTCGACGCGCTGCCGTACACGCTCGGCCTGATGATCCCGGCCGTCCTGCTCAGCTGGTTCGTGGGCAACTGGATCGGCGCGCTGTCCGCCCGCCGCAAGGTCCTCGACAACACGGTGCTTCCGGCCGGCTACGTGCTGACCGCCATGCCGTACATGTGGATCGCCGTCATCCTGGCCTGGGCGCTCGGCGCCAAGGCCGGCTGGTTCCCCATATCGGGGGGCTACAGCCTGGACATCCAGCCCGGCCTGAGCGCCGACTTCGCGCTGGACGCGCTGCACCACTGGGTGCTGCCGTTCCTCTCGCTGTTCCTCGTCGCGCTCGGCGGCTGGGCCATCGGCATGCGCAACATGATCATCTACGAGCTGGAGTCCGACTACTCCTCCTACCTCTCCGCGCTCGGCGCACCCCAGCGGCTCATCCGCCGCTACGCGTTCCGCAACGCGGTCCTGCCCCAGATCACCGGTCTGGCCCTCCAGCTCGGGGTGCTGGTCGCCGGAGCGCTCGTCACCGAGATCGTCTTCGCCTATCCGGGGCTCGGCTCACTGATCCTGGCCGCGATCCAGAACCAGGACTTCTTCCTGCTTCAGGGCGCGTTCCTGTTCATCGTCATCGGCGTACTGATCGCCAACTTCCTCATCGACATCGTGTACGTCGTCGTCGACCCCCGCACCCGTACGGGCATGGCAGGAGGCACGTCATGA
- a CDS encoding ABC transporter permease — protein MSTLPDPAPEAPSADAPVAKPGRESLHYAVRNPKLIIGVTLVAILLAVGVIGPMLLDNGNPNEYVGPQASAPDGTYWMGTTTFGQDVYAQFVHGLRATFLVGVVGGAIAAVIAMVVGFLAGYRGGVTDEILNMLTNVVLVIPALAVLLIINAYMGVRSVAVQGLFIGLTSWPWAARAIRAQTFSLRTREFVDLARLSGSGTWRIVFREIAPNMSSYLFMTFILLFGGSILIASSLDFIGLGPTEGVSLGLMLQSAQQWSALQLGMWWWFVPPGAGITAIVGALYVANVGLDEVFNPKLRES, from the coding sequence ATGAGCACACTGCCCGACCCGGCGCCCGAGGCCCCCTCCGCCGACGCGCCCGTCGCCAAGCCCGGCCGCGAGTCGCTGCACTACGCGGTGCGCAACCCCAAGCTGATCATCGGTGTGACCCTGGTCGCGATCCTGCTGGCGGTCGGCGTCATCGGCCCGATGCTCCTCGACAACGGCAACCCCAACGAATACGTCGGCCCGCAGGCGTCCGCGCCGGACGGCACCTACTGGATGGGCACCACGACCTTCGGCCAGGACGTGTACGCGCAGTTCGTGCACGGGCTGCGCGCCACCTTCCTGGTGGGCGTCGTCGGCGGAGCCATCGCCGCCGTCATCGCCATGGTCGTCGGCTTCCTCGCCGGCTACCGGGGCGGAGTCACCGACGAGATCCTCAACATGCTCACCAACGTCGTCCTGGTGATCCCCGCACTCGCCGTCCTGCTGATCATCAACGCCTACATGGGAGTGCGCAGCGTCGCCGTGCAGGGCCTGTTCATCGGCCTCACCTCCTGGCCCTGGGCGGCGCGGGCGATCCGTGCGCAGACCTTCTCTCTGCGCACCCGGGAGTTCGTGGACCTGGCCCGGCTCAGCGGGAGCGGCACCTGGCGGATCGTCTTCCGCGAGATCGCGCCCAACATGAGCTCGTACCTCTTCATGACGTTCATCCTGCTCTTCGGCGGGTCCATCCTGATCGCCTCCTCCCTGGACTTCATCGGGCTCGGCCCGACCGAGGGCGTCTCGCTCGGCCTGATGCTCCAGAGCGCCCAGCAGTGGAGCGCGCTACAGCTCGGCATGTGGTGGTGGTTCGTTCCCCCGGGCGCCGGGATCACCGCGATCGTCGGCGCGCTCTACGTCGCCAACGTGGGCCTCGACGAGGTCTTCAACCCGAAGCTGAGGGAGTCCTGA
- a CDS encoding ABC transporter ATP-binding protein: MTTTTVHRTTAVAARATELSKVYGQGETQVVALDRVTVDFPQGEFTAIMGPSGSGKSTLMHCVAGLDSFSSGSVRIGETELGTLKDKQLTQLRRDKIGFIFQAFNLLPTLTALENITLPMDIAGRKPDAAWLQRVIDMVGLSERLKHRPTELSGGQQQRVAVARALASQPEIIFGDEPTGNLDSRSGAEVLGFLRNSVRELGQTVVMVTHDPVAASYADRVIFLADGAVVDQMISPTADGVLDRMKAFDAKGRTS; the protein is encoded by the coding sequence GTGACCACCACCACCGTTCACCGCACCACCGCGGTCGCCGCCCGCGCCACGGAGCTGTCGAAGGTCTACGGCCAGGGTGAGACCCAGGTCGTCGCGCTCGACCGGGTGACCGTGGACTTCCCGCAGGGGGAATTCACCGCGATCATGGGCCCGTCCGGCTCCGGCAAGTCCACGCTGATGCACTGCGTGGCCGGTCTGGACAGCTTCAGCAGCGGTTCCGTGCGCATCGGGGAGACCGAGCTGGGGACGCTGAAGGACAAGCAGCTCACGCAGCTGCGCCGGGACAAGATCGGCTTCATCTTCCAGGCCTTCAACCTGCTGCCGACGCTGACCGCTCTGGAGAACATCACCCTGCCGATGGACATCGCCGGCCGTAAGCCCGATGCCGCCTGGCTCCAGAGGGTCATCGACATGGTGGGCCTCTCCGAACGGCTGAAGCACCGTCCCACGGAGCTCTCCGGCGGCCAGCAGCAGCGCGTCGCGGTGGCCCGCGCCCTGGCCTCGCAGCCGGAGATCATCTTCGGTGACGAGCCGACCGGGAACCTCGACTCGCGTTCCGGCGCCGAGGTCCTCGGCTTCCTGCGCAACTCGGTGCGCGAGCTCGGCCAGACCGTGGTGATGGTGACCCACGACCCGGTGGCCGCCTCCTACGCGGACCGGGTGATCTTCCTGGCCGACGGGGCGGTCGTCGACCAGATGATCAGCCCCACCGCCGACGGGGTCCTCGACCGGATGAAGGCGTTCGACGCGAAGGGCCGCACCAGCTGA
- a CDS encoding ABC transporter permease: MFRTALRNVLAHKARLLMTVLAVMLGVAFVSGTLVFTDTLGNAFRNQSAKSYDDVAVAVKTWAERGDEETPAVDEATLEKIQDLDGVAEATGRVSGFAGVADTGGKLIGDGWSNTGSNFSPGTDGKDAQYTFAQGTGPVEAGQIALDRTSADKGDYKVGEKVRVATNGPVKEYTLSGVFTTEDGAVNAGGSLVLFDTEVAQRLYLRPGEFSDVTVTAAAGASDQQLLDAVKPLLPENAEAKTGAVLADEEAEMTESGLKSLNAMLLAFAAIALFVGVFLIANTFTMLIAQRTKELALMRAVGASRRQVKRSILLEAGVVGLIASVIGFLLGVGLATGLRSAMGLLGGKIPAGPLVVSPTAVVSAFAVGVLITVFAAWLPARRAAKIPPVAAMNSVHAVASTKSLVVRNSIGAVLTLLGSAAIVAGAAQGDENGRWLIGGGAFLALIGVIVLIPLLSRPVIALARPLLRKLFGVSGKLAAQNAVRNPRRTGATASALAIGLTLVTGISVLGVTLGQAIDKMTTDNIRADYMISMASGDPLDEAAVTALRKADGVAAASPQRSVWFYVGDKDGEAVSASGVTPGDVEKVFDLKTVSGSLSSLNDGEIAVDRKTAKSRGWKTGDSVPVTFQDEKTETLKVGALYEGNEFLSSVLIPEDVVAPHETLSDIREIWLTMDGGQSDANEQAVIDALGDNPAMSVVDRQGIRDMFGGFINIALNIMYGLLAMALVIAVLGVVNTLAMSVFERQQEIGMLRAIGLDRRRVKRMIRLEAVVISLFGAVVGVCLGTFLGWAIGKSLSADIPGYALVIPWDRLALFLVLAGLVGVLASLWPARSGAKLNMLTAIKTE, from the coding sequence ATGTTCCGTACCGCCTTGCGCAATGTCCTCGCGCACAAGGCCAGGCTGCTGATGACCGTGCTCGCCGTGATGCTCGGCGTCGCCTTCGTCTCCGGCACCCTGGTCTTCACCGACACCCTCGGCAACGCCTTCCGCAATCAGTCCGCCAAGAGCTACGACGACGTCGCCGTCGCCGTCAAGACCTGGGCCGAGCGCGGTGACGAGGAGACCCCGGCCGTCGACGAGGCCACGCTCGAGAAGATCCAGGACCTCGACGGGGTGGCCGAGGCGACCGGACGCGTCTCCGGATTCGCCGGCGTCGCCGACACCGGCGGCAAGCTCATCGGCGACGGCTGGTCCAACACCGGCTCCAACTTCTCCCCCGGCACCGACGGCAAGGACGCGCAGTACACGTTCGCCCAGGGCACGGGACCTGTCGAGGCCGGGCAGATCGCCCTCGACAGGACCAGCGCGGACAAGGGCGACTACAAGGTCGGCGAGAAGGTCCGGGTCGCCACCAACGGGCCGGTGAAGGAGTACACCCTCTCCGGTGTCTTCACCACCGAGGACGGCGCCGTGAACGCCGGCGGCAGCCTGGTCCTCTTCGACACCGAGGTCGCCCAGAGGCTGTACCTGCGGCCCGGCGAGTTCAGCGACGTCACCGTGACCGCCGCGGCCGGGGCGTCCGACCAGCAGCTGCTGGACGCCGTGAAGCCTCTGCTCCCCGAGAACGCCGAGGCCAAGACGGGCGCGGTCCTCGCGGACGAGGAGGCCGAGATGACCGAGTCCGGTCTCAAGAGCCTCAACGCGATGCTGCTGGCCTTCGCGGCCATCGCGCTCTTCGTCGGTGTGTTCCTGATCGCCAACACGTTCACCATGCTCATCGCCCAGCGCACCAAGGAACTCGCCCTGATGCGCGCCGTCGGCGCCTCCCGTCGGCAGGTCAAGCGGTCCATCCTGCTGGAGGCCGGCGTGGTCGGCCTGATCGCCTCGGTGATCGGCTTCCTGCTCGGCGTGGGTCTCGCGACGGGGCTGCGCTCCGCGATGGGCCTGCTCGGCGGGAAGATCCCCGCCGGTCCGCTGGTCGTCTCCCCCACCGCGGTCGTGTCCGCGTTCGCCGTCGGCGTGCTGATCACCGTGTTCGCCGCCTGGCTGCCCGCCCGTCGCGCCGCCAAGATCCCGCCGGTCGCCGCCATGAACAGCGTGCACGCGGTGGCCAGCACGAAGTCGCTGGTCGTACGGAACTCGATCGGCGCGGTACTCACCCTCCTCGGCTCCGCCGCGATCGTCGCCGGTGCAGCCCAGGGCGACGAGAACGGCCGCTGGCTCATCGGTGGCGGGGCCTTCCTCGCCCTGATCGGTGTCATCGTCCTCATCCCGCTGCTCTCGCGGCCGGTCATCGCCCTGGCGCGCCCGCTGCTGCGGAAGCTGTTCGGTGTCTCCGGCAAGCTGGCGGCGCAGAACGCGGTCCGTAATCCGCGCCGCACCGGAGCCACTGCCTCCGCCCTGGCGATCGGGCTCACCCTGGTCACCGGCATCTCCGTGCTCGGCGTCACGCTCGGCCAGGCCATCGACAAGATGACGACGGACAACATCCGGGCCGACTACATGATCTCGATGGCCAGCGGGGACCCGCTCGACGAGGCGGCCGTCACCGCCCTGCGCAAGGCCGACGGCGTCGCGGCGGCATCCCCGCAGCGGTCCGTCTGGTTCTACGTCGGCGACAAGGACGGGGAGGCCGTCTCGGCCTCCGGAGTCACCCCGGGCGACGTCGAGAAGGTCTTCGACCTGAAGACGGTCTCCGGTTCGCTGTCCTCACTGAACGACGGCGAGATCGCCGTCGACCGCAAGACCGCGAAGTCGCGAGGCTGGAAGACCGGCGACAGCGTCCCCGTGACGTTCCAGGACGAGAAGACGGAGACCCTGAAGGTCGGCGCGCTCTACGAGGGCAACGAGTTCCTCTCCTCGGTCCTGATCCCCGAGGACGTCGTCGCCCCGCACGAGACCCTCTCCGACATCCGTGAGATCTGGCTGACCATGGACGGCGGCCAGAGCGACGCCAACGAGCAGGCCGTGATCGACGCGCTCGGCGACAACCCGGCGATGAGCGTCGTGGACCGCCAGGGCATCCGGGACATGTTCGGCGGGTTCATCAACATCGCGCTGAACATCATGTACGGGCTCCTGGCCATGGCCCTGGTCATCGCAGTCCTCGGGGTCGTCAACACGCTGGCCATGTCGGTCTTCGAACGCCAGCAGGAGATCGGCATGCTGCGGGCGATCGGTCTGGACCGGCGCAGGGTCAAGCGCATGATCCGGCTGGAGGCGGTCGTCATCTCGCTCTTCGGAGCGGTGGTCGGTGTGTGCCTCGGTACGTTCCTCGGCTGGGCCATCGGCAAGAGCCTGTCCGCCGACATCCCCGGATACGCCCTGGTCATCCCGTGGGACCGGCTCGCCCTCTTCCTGGTCCTCGCCGGCCTCGTGGGCGTCCTGGCCTCCCTGTGGCCGGCCCGCAGCGGCGCGAAGCTGAACATGCTCACCGCGATCAAGACGGAGTAG
- a CDS encoding ABC transporter ATP-binding protein, with translation MTLTVNDLRVHYRTLRGEVRALDGVGFDLADGEILGLAGESGCGKTTLGKSLIRLDGRMRHVGGTVTLDGDELPLSDDRAMNAYRFHKISLVPQYSMSALNPTRRVGRMIRELLASRGVTVDTDELHRRLALVGLEPGVLDRYPIELSGGMKQRTVMVISTLLDPSVLIADEVTSALDVSNQQAVVGALTGLRDKGLVTSMIFVTHDLGLTSHIADSIMVMYAGKLAEKAPTKVLTTEPRHPYTKMLIGSLPQVGARYKDKPLSGIEGSPPSLLNPPAGCRFRDRCPLADARCAEEPPVVEIAPRHSVACWKAA, from the coding sequence ATGACCCTGACCGTCAACGATCTGCGGGTCCACTACCGCACGCTGCGTGGCGAGGTCCGGGCCCTGGACGGCGTCGGCTTCGACCTGGCGGACGGCGAGATCCTGGGCCTGGCGGGCGAGTCCGGCTGCGGCAAGACCACCCTGGGCAAGTCGCTCATCCGGCTCGACGGCCGGATGCGGCACGTCGGCGGCACCGTGACGCTGGACGGCGACGAACTGCCGCTCTCCGACGACCGGGCGATGAACGCCTACCGCTTCCACAAGATCTCGCTCGTCCCCCAGTACTCGATGAGCGCGCTCAACCCGACCCGCCGTGTCGGCCGCATGATCCGTGAGCTCCTCGCCTCGCGAGGCGTCACCGTCGACACGGACGAACTGCACCGCCGGCTCGCGCTGGTCGGCCTGGAGCCCGGAGTCCTGGACCGCTACCCGATCGAGCTGTCCGGAGGCATGAAGCAGCGCACCGTCATGGTGATCTCCACGCTGCTCGACCCGTCCGTCCTCATCGCCGACGAGGTCACATCGGCCCTGGACGTCTCCAACCAGCAGGCCGTCGTGGGCGCCCTCACGGGGCTCCGCGACAAGGGGCTGGTCACCAGCATGATCTTCGTGACCCACGACCTCGGGCTCACCTCGCACATCGCCGACTCGATCATGGTGATGTACGCCGGCAAGCTCGCCGAGAAGGCCCCCACGAAGGTCCTGACGACCGAGCCCCGCCACCCGTACACCAAGATGCTGATCGGCTCGCTGCCCCAGGTGGGCGCCCGCTACAAGGACAAGCCGCTCAGCGGCATCGAGGGCTCCCCGCCCTCCCTGCTGAACCCGCCGGCCGGCTGCCGCTTCCGCGACCGCTGTCCCCTCGCCGACGCCCGGTGCGCCGAGGAGCCGCCGGTCGTCGAGATAGCCCCCCGCCACTCCGTCGCATGCTGGAAGGCGGCCTGA
- a CDS encoding LacI family DNA-binding transcriptional regulator: MSKHRPTIADIARRAGVSKVAVSYALNDRPGVSPATRASIKAIAQEIGWRPNSAARALTHARADTVGLALSRPARMLGVEPFFMELISGIETELSARGCALLLQVVTDPAQELEMYRRWWGEGRVDGVFLADVRSPDPRIEGIAELGMPAVVIGHPSAAGSLTPVWSDDSAALRDTLTYLAALGHRSVARVAGLPELIHTQLRDRAQREISAGLGLDEPVVVHTDYSGEEGAHATRRLISSAARPTAVIYDNDIMAVAGLSVAQEMGLDVPADLSLVAWDDSQLSRVVRPPLTALSRDIPAYGTHAARTLLAMVADGSAPGFEDATARLVPRGSTAPPR, translated from the coding sequence ATGTCCAAGCACCGCCCCACGATCGCCGACATCGCGCGCCGCGCGGGGGTATCGAAGGTCGCGGTGTCCTACGCCCTGAACGACCGCCCCGGCGTCTCACCCGCGACCCGGGCCTCCATCAAGGCAATCGCCCAGGAGATCGGCTGGCGCCCCAACAGCGCGGCCCGGGCCCTCACCCACGCCCGCGCCGACACCGTGGGGCTCGCACTGTCGCGGCCCGCGAGGATGCTCGGCGTCGAGCCGTTCTTCATGGAGCTGATCAGCGGCATCGAGACCGAGCTGTCCGCCCGCGGCTGCGCCCTGCTCCTCCAGGTCGTCACCGACCCGGCGCAGGAGCTGGAGATGTACCGCCGCTGGTGGGGCGAGGGCCGGGTGGACGGGGTGTTCCTCGCCGACGTGCGCTCGCCGGACCCTCGCATCGAGGGCATCGCCGAGCTGGGCATGCCCGCCGTCGTGATCGGCCACCCCTCGGCCGCCGGGTCGCTCACCCCGGTGTGGTCGGACGACTCGGCGGCGCTGCGGGACACCCTGACGTATCTGGCCGCGCTCGGCCACCGGTCCGTCGCCCGGGTCGCCGGGCTGCCCGAGCTGATCCACACACAGCTGCGCGACCGTGCCCAGCGCGAGATCAGCGCCGGACTCGGGCTCGACGAGCCGGTGGTGGTGCACACCGACTACTCCGGCGAGGAGGGCGCGCACGCCACCAGACGGCTGATCAGCTCGGCCGCACGGCCCACCGCCGTCATCTACGACAACGACATCATGGCCGTGGCGGGACTGTCCGTCGCCCAGGAGATGGGGCTGGACGTGCCGGCCGACCTCTCGCTCGTCGCCTGGGACGACTCCCAGCTCTCCCGTGTCGTGCGTCCTCCGCTGACCGCGCTGAGCAGGGACATCCCCGCGTACGGTACTCATGCGGCCCGCACCCTGCTGGCGATGGTGGCCGACGGATCGGCCCCCGGATTCGAGGACGCGACGGCCCGGCTGGTGCCCCGCGGGTCCACCGCCCCACCCCGCTGA
- a CDS encoding ABC transporter substrate-binding protein, translating into MGSRTRLRVTTALAVFTLAATACTGGGSGAGGTGGPVGKGGSLPRGETLYTTGTQWGPPANYNPLRNWDHATGTKGLVYETLFHFDPDKGELTPWLAESGGWTDDKTYELKLRQGITWADGKPLTAKDVAYSYGIGKIEASAFHSLWSWLSDAKAVDDSTVRFTFKEARYQEWDYTLYGQPIVPEHVWGPRTDEDILNGVNDKPVGTGAYKLKSKSQDRVVWERRDDWWGTKALSMTPAPRYIVDVSNPSNEVVIGQLGQGQLDLSNNFLPGASSLIKSKKVVSYYDEAPYMLSANTAWLVPNTTKKPMDDAAFRRALAASVDTGKIVKGVYGDLVKPASPTGLLPQWEQFEDKALIEEKGFTHDAAAAKKELADAGYKDEDGDGFVENKDGSALSLKLAVPSGWTDWMEAAKVIAAGAKDAGIRISTEFPDQNALNEQRGKGDFDLVINNERQLSNTPWTYYDYIFQLPVQKQQNTVNFGRYENEEAWKLVQALGGVKTDDTAGMKAAVSKIQDIQLTEMPIIPLWYNGLWSQSTTGTWKNWPSDAAGAPKTAPALWRNWLEMGGFETLTQLKPAK; encoded by the coding sequence ATGGGTTCGCGTACCCGGCTGCGGGTCACCACCGCACTCGCCGTGTTCACACTCGCCGCGACCGCATGCACGGGAGGTGGCTCGGGGGCGGGAGGCACCGGCGGACCGGTCGGCAAGGGCGGCTCGCTGCCGCGTGGCGAGACGCTCTACACGACCGGCACCCAGTGGGGGCCTCCGGCCAACTACAACCCGCTCCGCAACTGGGACCACGCGACCGGCACCAAGGGGCTCGTCTACGAGACCCTTTTCCACTTCGACCCCGACAAGGGCGAACTGACGCCCTGGCTCGCGGAGTCGGGCGGCTGGACCGACGACAAGACGTACGAGCTGAAGCTGCGCCAGGGGATCACCTGGGCCGACGGCAAGCCGCTGACCGCCAAGGACGTGGCGTACTCCTACGGCATCGGCAAGATCGAGGCGTCCGCCTTCCACTCGCTGTGGAGCTGGCTCTCCGACGCGAAGGCGGTGGACGACTCGACGGTCCGCTTCACCTTCAAGGAGGCCCGCTACCAGGAGTGGGACTACACCCTCTACGGCCAGCCGATCGTCCCCGAGCACGTCTGGGGTCCGCGCACCGACGAGGACATCCTCAACGGTGTCAACGACAAGCCGGTCGGCACCGGGGCGTACAAGCTGAAGAGCAAGTCCCAGGACCGGGTCGTGTGGGAGCGGCGCGACGACTGGTGGGGCACCAAGGCGCTCAGCATGACGCCTGCTCCCCGCTACATCGTCGACGTCTCCAACCCGAGCAACGAAGTGGTGATCGGCCAGCTGGGTCAGGGTCAGCTGGACCTCAGCAACAACTTCCTGCCCGGAGCGTCCTCGTTGATCAAGAGCAAGAAGGTCGTGTCGTACTACGACGAGGCCCCCTACATGCTCTCGGCCAACACCGCCTGGCTGGTGCCCAACACCACCAAGAAGCCGATGGACGACGCGGCCTTCCGCCGTGCGCTCGCCGCGTCCGTCGACACCGGGAAGATCGTAAAGGGCGTGTACGGCGACCTGGTCAAGCCGGCGTCCCCGACCGGTCTGCTGCCGCAGTGGGAGCAGTTCGAGGACAAGGCCCTCATCGAGGAGAAGGGCTTCACGCACGACGCCGCCGCGGCGAAGAAGGAGCTCGCGGACGCCGGCTACAAGGACGAGGACGGCGACGGCTTCGTCGAGAACAAGGACGGCTCCGCGCTCAGCCTGAAGCTGGCCGTGCCCTCGGGCTGGACCGACTGGATGGAGGCGGCCAAGGTCATCGCCGCCGGGGCCAAGGACGCGGGCATCAGGATCAGCACCGAGTTCCCGGACCAGAACGCGCTGAACGAGCAGCGCGGCAAGGGCGACTTCGACCTCGTCATCAACAACGAGCGCCAGCTGTCCAACACCCCCTGGACGTACTACGACTACATCTTCCAGCTGCCGGTCCAGAAGCAGCAGAACACGGTCAACTTCGGGCGCTACGAGAACGAGGAGGCCTGGAAGCTGGTGCAGGCGCTCGGCGGCGTGAAGACCGACGACACGGCGGGCATGAAGGCCGCCGTTTCGAAGATCCAGGACATCCAGCTGACCGAGATGCCCATCATCCCGCTCTGGTACAACGGCCTGTGGTCGCAGTCCACCACGGGGACCTGGAAGAACTGGCCGTCGGACGCCGCCGGAGCACCGAAGACCGCACCGGCCCTGTGGCGCAACTGGCTGGAGATGGGCGGCTTCGAGACGCTCACGCAGCTGAAGCCCGCCAAGTGA